In one Nocardioides sp. NBC_00368 genomic region, the following are encoded:
- a CDS encoding DinB family protein yields the protein MTEALFEDVRHPTGAPYVADESTTLRTFLDFHRATLLRQVADLDHEQLNRPFPPTTMTLAGLLKHMAYVEDIWFGVRLAGNAPVPPFDTAPWDDDQDWDFTSASEDDPDQLRTLLRDAIARSNELTDAAGSLDRIAVGRTRDGQEISLRWILVHMIEEYARHCGHADLMREAIDGKTDL from the coding sequence ATGACCGAGGCACTCTTCGAGGACGTCCGCCATCCGACCGGCGCTCCCTACGTCGCGGACGAGTCCACGACCCTGCGTACGTTCCTCGACTTCCATCGGGCCACCCTGCTCAGGCAGGTCGCGGACCTCGACCACGAACAGCTCAACCGCCCCTTCCCGCCCACGACCATGACGCTGGCGGGACTCCTCAAGCACATGGCGTACGTCGAGGACATCTGGTTCGGCGTACGCCTGGCCGGCAACGCCCCGGTCCCGCCGTTCGACACCGCTCCCTGGGACGACGACCAGGACTGGGACTTCACCAGCGCCTCCGAAGACGACCCCGACCAGCTGCGCACCCTGCTCCGCGACGCGATCGCTCGTTCCAACGAGCTCACCGACGCCGCCGGCTCCCTCGACCGCATCGCGGTCGGCAGGACCCGCGACGGCCAGGAGATCAGCCTGCGCTGGATCCTGGTCCACATGATCGAGGAGTACGCCCGCCACTGCGGCCACGCCGACCTCATGCGCGAGGCCATCGACGGAAAGACAGACCTGTGA
- a CDS encoding NAD(P)H-dependent amine dehydrogenase family protein — MPQPLRVVVWSTGTVGRHAIAGVDAHPDLELIGVWTSTPAKAGVDAGELAGLGRTLGVAATTSRDELVALAPDCVVHAAMTDDRVFEAIDDLTGLIRDGVNVVSSGPVILVHPQGTLPDEMIAGIDEAGREGGASLHVNGIDPGFANDVLPLVLTSLSQRIDHLRVSEIADYSTYYQPVVMKDLFGFGGSLDDKPFLWEPGVLSTAWGPVVRVLAAGLGVTLDEPLVEHVERRPAVKDTKTVSVDIAEGTQGSVRFTVTGTVDGIPRITVEHVTRTDAGSDPDWPVPATGDGCYRIEITGEPSMTVEFSHHGEHGDHNVSGMIVTAQRLVNAIPAVVAASPGLVSPLDLPLITGRGLVSAE; from the coding sequence ATGCCTCAGCCTCTCAGAGTCGTCGTCTGGTCCACCGGGACGGTGGGACGCCATGCCATCGCGGGAGTGGATGCCCATCCCGACCTGGAGCTGATCGGGGTCTGGACCTCGACGCCGGCGAAGGCCGGGGTCGACGCCGGAGAGCTGGCGGGGCTGGGACGTACGCTCGGGGTGGCCGCGACCACCTCTCGCGACGAGCTGGTCGCGCTGGCGCCGGACTGTGTCGTCCACGCCGCGATGACCGACGACCGGGTCTTCGAGGCGATCGATGACCTGACCGGGCTGATCCGGGACGGGGTCAACGTCGTCTCGTCCGGGCCGGTGATCCTGGTCCACCCGCAGGGGACGCTCCCGGACGAGATGATCGCCGGGATCGACGAGGCCGGGCGGGAGGGTGGCGCGTCCCTGCACGTCAACGGCATCGACCCCGGCTTCGCCAACGACGTCCTACCTTTGGTGCTGACCTCGCTCTCGCAGCGGATCGACCACCTCAGAGTCTCGGAGATCGCCGACTACTCGACGTACTACCAGCCCGTCGTCATGAAGGATCTCTTCGGCTTCGGGGGCTCCCTGGACGACAAGCCGTTCCTGTGGGAGCCGGGCGTGCTGAGCACCGCCTGGGGCCCCGTCGTCCGGGTGCTCGCCGCCGGGCTCGGAGTGACCCTCGACGAGCCGCTCGTCGAGCACGTCGAGCGCCGCCCGGCGGTCAAGGACACCAAGACCGTGTCGGTCGACATCGCCGAGGGCACCCAGGGCTCCGTACGTTTCACCGTCACCGGCACCGTCGACGGGATCCCCCGCATCACCGTCGAGCACGTCACCCGCACCGACGCCGGCTCCGACCCCGACTGGCCGGTCCCGGCGACCGGCGACGGCTGCTACCGCATCGAGATCACCGGCGAGCCGTCGATGACCGTCGAGTTCAGCCACCACGGCGAGCACGGCGACCACAACGTCTCCGGCATGATCGTCACCGCCCAACGCCTGGTCAACGCCATCCCAGCCGTCGTAGCCGCCTCCCCCGGCCTCGTCTCTCCCCTCGACCTCCCGCTGATCACCGGCCGCGGCCTCGTCTCAGCCGAGTAG
- a CDS encoding SDR family oxidoreductase: MSILERFELTDHVAIVTGAGRGIGAATAVALAESGADVVIASRTERQLQEVAERIEAAGRRALVVPADLADTAVTAGLAERAYEAFGRLDIVVNNVGGTIPNTFLDTDESYLEEAFHFNVTTAHALTRAAVPYMVKSPDGQQSVVSISSMMGRTAGRGYLAYGTAKAALAHWTRLAATDLAPRIRVNGIFVGSVLTSALEFVAGDETMRGEIETKTPLGRIGEAEDIAAAVVYLTSRAGQFVTGKLLEVDGGTEAPTLDLKLPDVGA; encoded by the coding sequence ATGAGCATTCTCGAACGATTCGAGCTGACCGACCACGTGGCGATTGTGACGGGGGCGGGGCGCGGGATCGGGGCGGCAACGGCGGTGGCGCTGGCGGAGTCCGGGGCGGACGTGGTGATCGCCTCGCGGACCGAGCGCCAACTCCAGGAGGTCGCCGAGAGGATCGAGGCGGCGGGGCGGCGGGCGCTGGTGGTACCGGCGGATCTTGCTGACACGGCCGTGACGGCGGGGCTGGCAGAGCGGGCGTACGAGGCGTTCGGGCGTCTCGACATCGTGGTCAACAACGTCGGCGGGACGATCCCGAACACGTTCCTCGACACCGACGAGAGCTACCTGGAGGAGGCGTTCCACTTCAACGTGACCACGGCGCACGCGCTGACGCGGGCGGCGGTGCCGTACATGGTGAAGAGCCCGGACGGGCAGCAGTCCGTGGTGTCGATCAGCTCGATGATGGGACGTACGGCAGGGCGCGGCTATCTCGCCTACGGGACCGCGAAGGCGGCGCTGGCGCACTGGACCAGGCTGGCCGCGACCGACCTGGCGCCGAGGATCCGGGTGAACGGGATCTTCGTCGGGTCGGTGCTGACCAGCGCGCTCGAGTTCGTGGCGGGCGACGAGACGATGCGTGGCGAGATCGAGACGAAGACCCCGCTCGGACGGATCGGGGAGGCCGAGGACATCGCCGCCGCGGTGGTGTACCTGACCTCGCGGGCCGGGCAGTTCGTCACCGGGAAGCTGCTCGAGGTCGACGGCGGCACCGAGGCGCCGACGCTCGACCTCAAGCTCCCCGACGTCGGCGCCTGA
- a CDS encoding GNAT family N-acetyltransferase, with amino-acid sequence MELPTGWTTKVPDLDDLPALLRLRAADKTPFEGSGKVDADAITGEIAGPASWTRQQLVAVDPAGDVRAWAIAHDRAAGRTLVYLYVDRTIAQAAEVAAGLYAWLEEQARAMAELRGITESHLDASPFADDTVQREWLAAAEFTNKRTWLHMSRPVLPDETVPPLREGVTIRPVETHENGMPVAADLQTVHQTLEESFQDHFNSYRESFPEFVQRLREDPGHRWDHWWLAYVDDTLPAGSLVASVLPANAAGVEGTYVEYIGVNRNARGRGVAKGLLHAVIGDAIERGRDRVSLEVDADSPTGADGLYKSMGWVTDYVTESWHKDVTV; translated from the coding sequence GTGGAACTCCCTACCGGATGGACGACGAAGGTCCCTGACCTCGATGATCTGCCCGCACTTCTGAGGCTCCGAGCAGCCGACAAGACCCCGTTCGAAGGGTCCGGAAAGGTCGACGCCGACGCCATCACCGGCGAGATCGCCGGGCCCGCCTCCTGGACCCGTCAGCAGCTGGTCGCGGTCGACCCGGCCGGTGATGTCCGCGCCTGGGCGATCGCCCACGACCGCGCCGCCGGACGCACCCTCGTCTACCTCTACGTCGACCGCACCATCGCCCAGGCGGCCGAGGTCGCCGCCGGGCTCTACGCCTGGCTCGAGGAGCAGGCCCGGGCGATGGCCGAGCTGCGCGGCATCACCGAGTCCCACCTCGACGCCAGCCCGTTCGCCGACGACACCGTGCAGCGCGAGTGGCTGGCGGCGGCGGAGTTCACCAACAAGCGCACCTGGCTGCACATGAGCCGCCCGGTGCTGCCCGACGAGACCGTGCCCCCGCTCCGCGAGGGCGTGACCATCCGACCCGTCGAGACCCACGAGAACGGCATGCCCGTCGCCGCCGATCTGCAGACCGTCCACCAGACGTTGGAGGAGTCCTTCCAGGACCACTTCAACTCCTATCGGGAGAGCTTCCCGGAGTTCGTACAGCGTCTACGTGAGGATCCCGGCCACCGCTGGGACCACTGGTGGCTCGCCTACGTCGACGACACCTTGCCCGCCGGTTCATTGGTCGCCTCGGTGCTGCCCGCCAACGCTGCCGGGGTCGAGGGGACGTACGTCGAGTACATCGGTGTCAACCGCAACGCCCGCGGCCGCGGCGTCGCCAAGGGGCTGCTCCACGCCGTCATCGGCGACGCGATCGAGCGCGGCCGCGACCGGGTCTCGCTCGAGGTGGACGCCGACAGCCCCACCGGGGCCGACGGGCTCTACAAGTCGATGGGCTGGGTGACCGACTACGTCACCGAGTCCTGGCACAAGGACGTCACCGTCTGA
- a CDS encoding YigZ family protein, with product MGSAGEMHYLTIARDGAAEIEEKRSRFLCTLARVEDEAEARAVVERLRKQHWDARHTCSAFRIGPPPQPVERSNDDGEPAGTAGAPMLEVLRGAGVSDTVAVVTRWFGGTLLGAGGLVRAYSDAVRAALDEVGTLRRELVREYSIEVPYDASGRLETDLRSSGVAVLDTAYGAAVTLRIGAPPAEEKRLQALVAELTAGASALVPGADQWVDVC from the coding sequence ATGGGCTCTGCAGGTGAGATGCACTACCTGACCATCGCCCGCGACGGCGCAGCTGAGATCGAGGAGAAGCGGTCGCGGTTCCTGTGCACGCTCGCCCGGGTCGAGGACGAGGCCGAGGCGCGGGCGGTGGTCGAACGGCTGCGCAAGCAGCACTGGGACGCCCGGCACACCTGCTCGGCATTCCGTATCGGTCCGCCACCTCAGCCGGTCGAGCGCTCCAACGACGACGGTGAGCCGGCCGGCACCGCGGGCGCCCCGATGCTCGAGGTGCTCCGGGGTGCCGGGGTGTCCGACACGGTCGCCGTGGTGACCCGCTGGTTCGGCGGGACGCTGCTCGGTGCGGGTGGTCTCGTCCGGGCCTACTCCGACGCCGTCCGCGCCGCGTTGGACGAGGTCGGGACGCTGCGGCGCGAGCTCGTTCGAGAGTATTCGATCGAAGTCCCGTACGACGCCTCGGGCCGCCTCGAGACCGACCTCCGATCCTCCGGCGTGGCTGTCCTCGACACCGCCTACGGGGCCGCGGTGACCCTGCGGATCGGGGCCCCGCCGGCCGAGGAGAAACGCCTCCAGGCGCTGGTCGCGGAGCTCACCGCGGGTGCGTCTGCGCTGGTCCCGGGCGCGGACCAGTGGGTCGACGTCTGCTGA
- a CDS encoding sulfite exporter TauE/SafE family protein, which yields MPEETLNVLALLALAALAAGYVDAVVGGGGLIQLPALLLFLPGAAPVQILATNKLASVFGTSISAATYYRRVGPDPKTFIPLMILAFAGSALGAGVASYLPEKVFEPIVLVALILVGAWVLFKPSLGEVTELKFDDHRHVIGAMVVGFAVGFYDGALGPGTGSFLVIGLVGLLGYSFLEASAKAKMANVATNLAALVVFVPQGAVLWKTGLVMGVCNLIGGYLGARTAVAKGAGFVRVFFIVVVAGFIIRIGGSVLGLW from the coding sequence GTGCCCGAGGAGACGCTGAACGTACTTGCCCTTCTCGCTCTCGCGGCCCTGGCCGCCGGGTACGTGGACGCGGTGGTCGGCGGAGGTGGACTGATCCAGCTCCCGGCGCTGCTGCTGTTCCTGCCGGGCGCCGCACCGGTGCAGATCCTGGCGACCAACAAGCTGGCCTCGGTCTTCGGCACCTCGATCAGCGCCGCGACCTACTACCGGCGGGTGGGGCCGGACCCGAAGACCTTCATCCCGCTCATGATCCTGGCGTTCGCCGGCTCTGCGCTGGGGGCGGGGGTGGCGTCGTACCTGCCCGAGAAGGTCTTCGAGCCCATCGTGCTGGTCGCGCTGATCCTGGTGGGGGCGTGGGTGCTCTTCAAGCCGTCGCTCGGGGAGGTGACCGAGCTGAAGTTCGACGACCACCGGCACGTGATCGGGGCCATGGTGGTTGGTTTCGCGGTCGGTTTCTACGACGGCGCGCTGGGTCCCGGGACGGGCAGCTTCCTGGTGATCGGGCTGGTCGGCCTGCTCGGCTACTCCTTCCTGGAGGCCAGCGCGAAGGCCAAGATGGCCAACGTCGCCACCAACCTCGCCGCCCTGGTCGTCTTCGTCCCGCAGGGTGCGGTGCTGTGGAAGACCGGACTGGTGATGGGCGTGTGCAACCTGATCGGCGGCTACCTCGGGGCCCGGACCGCGGTGGCGAAGGGCGCCGGATTCGTCCGCGTCTTCTTCATCGTCGTGGTCGCCGGGTTCATCATCCGCATCGGCGGCAGCGTGCTGGGACTGTGGTGA
- a CDS encoding VWA domain-containing protein, producing MSRYKKYAGGDPLAPPVDIAEALDAIGEDVMSGYSPERAMREFLRRGGQDQRGLDDLARQVAERRRELLQRHNLDGTLEQVRELLDKAVLEERKQLVRDVTMDDGDRAFREMQIDNLSPNTAAAVSELSSYDWTSREAREAYEEIKDLLGREILDQRFAGMKQALEGATDEDREAIAEMLRDLNALLDKHNRGEDTEADFDEFMAKHGQYFPENPQNIDELLDTLAQRSAAAQRMLNSMSAEQRRELMELSAQAFGSPALMEQMAQLDANLQAARPGEDWYGSEEFGGGEGLGLGDGTGVLQDIAELDQLSEQLQQSYAGSRLDDIDLDALSRQLGDQAAVDARTLQELEQALRDSGQLERGSDGDLRLTPKAMRQLGKALLRDVAQRLSGRHGERDLQRAGAAGDLSGSSRPWAFGDTEPWDVPRTITNAVIREVGEGRRGPGVRLTVDDIEVQETEARTQAAVALLVDTSFSMAMDGRWVPMKRTALALHTLIRSRFRNDDLQLISFGRYAQTMEIEKLTALDAIWDKGTNLHHALLLANRHFRKHPGAQPVLLIVTDGEPTAHLEPGGDVWFSYPPHPVTIARSVEELENSRRLGAQTTFFRLGEDPGLARFIDSMARRVEGRVVAPELDDLGAAVVGSYLGDRTARRTSNSYGGYPDAFGGRGWWAG from the coding sequence ATGAGCCGCTACAAGAAGTACGCCGGGGGCGACCCGCTCGCTCCGCCGGTCGACATCGCCGAGGCACTGGACGCCATCGGCGAGGACGTGATGTCCGGCTACTCGCCCGAGCGCGCGATGCGGGAGTTCCTGCGGCGCGGGGGACAGGACCAGCGCGGCCTCGACGACCTCGCCCGGCAGGTCGCCGAGAGGCGCCGCGAGCTGCTGCAGCGTCACAACCTCGACGGCACGCTCGAGCAGGTGCGCGAGCTGCTGGACAAGGCCGTCCTGGAGGAGCGCAAGCAGCTCGTCCGCGACGTCACGATGGACGACGGCGACCGGGCCTTCCGGGAGATGCAGATCGACAACCTCTCGCCGAACACCGCCGCTGCGGTGAGCGAGCTCTCCTCCTACGACTGGACCTCACGTGAGGCCCGCGAGGCGTACGAGGAGATCAAGGACCTGCTCGGCCGCGAGATCCTCGACCAACGGTTCGCCGGGATGAAGCAGGCACTCGAAGGAGCCACCGACGAGGACCGTGAGGCGATCGCGGAGATGCTCCGCGACCTCAACGCGCTGCTCGACAAGCACAACCGCGGGGAGGACACCGAGGCGGACTTCGACGAGTTCATGGCCAAGCACGGCCAGTATTTCCCCGAGAACCCGCAGAACATCGACGAGCTCCTCGACACCCTGGCGCAGCGCTCCGCGGCCGCCCAGCGGATGCTCAACTCGATGTCGGCCGAGCAGCGGCGCGAGCTGATGGAGCTCTCGGCGCAGGCGTTCGGCTCACCCGCGCTGATGGAGCAGATGGCGCAGCTCGACGCCAACCTGCAGGCGGCGCGGCCGGGCGAGGACTGGTACGGCTCCGAGGAGTTCGGCGGCGGTGAGGGTCTCGGCCTCGGCGACGGCACCGGCGTGCTGCAGGACATCGCCGAGCTCGACCAGCTCTCCGAGCAGCTCCAGCAGTCCTACGCCGGGAGCCGGCTCGACGACATCGACCTCGACGCCCTCTCCCGACAGCTCGGCGACCAGGCCGCGGTCGACGCGCGCACCCTGCAGGAGCTCGAGCAGGCGCTGCGTGACTCCGGCCAGCTCGAGCGCGGCTCCGACGGCGACCTCAGGCTGACCCCGAAGGCGATGCGTCAGCTCGGCAAGGCCCTGCTGCGCGACGTCGCGCAGCGGCTCTCCGGGCGCCACGGCGAACGCGACCTGCAGCGCGCGGGTGCGGCGGGCGACCTCTCCGGGTCGTCGCGGCCCTGGGCCTTCGGTGACACGGAACCCTGGGACGTACCTCGCACGATCACGAACGCCGTCATCCGGGAGGTCGGCGAGGGCCGCCGGGGCCCCGGTGTCCGACTGACCGTCGACGACATCGAGGTGCAGGAGACCGAGGCGCGTACGCAGGCAGCGGTCGCCCTCCTGGTCGACACCAGCTTCTCGATGGCCATGGACGGCCGGTGGGTGCCGATGAAGCGCACCGCGCTCGCGCTGCACACGCTGATCAGGAGCCGGTTCCGCAACGACGACCTGCAGCTGATCTCGTTCGGCCGCTACGCGCAGACGATGGAGATCGAGAAGCTCACCGCCCTGGACGCGATCTGGGACAAGGGCACCAACCTCCATCACGCGCTGCTGCTGGCCAACCGGCACTTCCGCAAGCACCCCGGTGCCCAGCCGGTGCTCCTGATCGTGACCGACGGCGAGCCCACCGCCCACCTGGAGCCCGGCGGCGACGTCTGGTTCTCCTACCCACCGCACCCGGTGACGATCGCGCGGTCCGTCGAGGAGCTGGAGAACTCCCGCCGCCTGGGCGCGCAGACGACCTTCTTCCGCCTCGGCGAGGATCCCGGCCTGGCCCGTTTCATCGACTCGATGGCCCGCCGCGTCGAGGGTCGCGTCGTCGCGCCGGAGCTGGACGACCTCGGCGCCGCCGTGGTCGGGTCCTATCTGGGGGACAGGACGGCGCGGCGTACGTCGAACAGCTACGGCGGCTATCCGGACGCGTTCGGCGGGCGCGGCTGGTGGGCCGGCTGA
- a CDS encoding magnesium chelatase, giving the protein MTAAPTISTLGQLRASGHVFKSLREEIRDNLLAKLAAGEDPWPGLHGLEDTVIPQLERALIAGHDVVLLGERGQGKTRLLRTLVGLLDEWTPVIEGSELGEHPYEPVSVGSQRAAAEQGDALPVAWKHRSERYAEKLATPDTSVADLIGDVDPMKVAEGRSLGDPETIHFGLIPRSHRGIVAINELPDLAERIQVAMLNVMEERDIQIRGYVLRLPLDLLVVASANPEDYTNRGRIITPLKDRFGAEIRTHYPRELAAEMAVIRQEAALVADVPDHLLEILAVFTRHLRASSAVDQRSGVSARFSIAGAETVAAAALHRATVAGEPDAVARLVDIETAVEVLSGKIEFESGEEGREADILTHLLRTAIAETVRKSFRGLDFALLIDAIEDGRMVTTGTKVSARAFLEGLPVLGESDLYDQIGDRVYEATGGPKNDGQLASAIELALEGLFLARKIGKDTEGGETIYG; this is encoded by the coding sequence GTGACTGCCGCACCCACGATCAGCACCCTCGGCCAGCTTCGCGCGAGTGGCCATGTGTTCAAGTCGCTCCGCGAGGAGATCCGCGACAACCTGCTGGCCAAGCTGGCAGCCGGCGAGGACCCCTGGCCCGGGCTGCACGGGCTGGAGGACACCGTCATCCCCCAGCTCGAGCGTGCCCTGATCGCGGGCCACGACGTGGTCCTGCTGGGCGAGCGCGGCCAGGGCAAGACCAGGCTGCTGCGTACGTTGGTGGGGTTGCTCGACGAGTGGACCCCGGTCATCGAGGGCTCCGAGCTCGGTGAGCACCCCTACGAGCCGGTCTCGGTCGGTTCCCAGCGGGCGGCAGCGGAGCAGGGCGACGCGCTGCCGGTCGCCTGGAAGCACCGGTCCGAGCGCTACGCGGAGAAGCTGGCCACCCCCGACACCTCGGTCGCCGACCTGATCGGTGACGTCGACCCGATGAAGGTCGCCGAGGGGCGCTCGCTGGGCGACCCGGAGACGATCCACTTCGGGCTGATCCCGCGCTCCCACCGCGGCATCGTCGCGATCAACGAGCTGCCCGACCTGGCCGAGCGGATCCAGGTGGCGATGCTCAACGTGATGGAGGAGCGCGACATCCAGATCCGCGGCTACGTGCTGCGGCTGCCGCTTGATCTCCTCGTGGTGGCCTCCGCCAACCCGGAGGACTACACCAACCGCGGTCGGATCATCACCCCGCTCAAGGACCGCTTCGGCGCCGAGATCCGCACCCATTACCCGCGCGAGCTCGCCGCGGAGATGGCGGTCATCCGGCAGGAGGCCGCTCTGGTCGCCGACGTACCGGACCACCTTCTCGAGATCCTCGCCGTCTTCACCCGCCACCTGCGTGCGTCCTCGGCGGTCGACCAGCGGTCTGGCGTCTCGGCGCGCTTCTCGATCGCCGGCGCCGAGACCGTCGCCGCGGCCGCGCTCCACCGCGCCACCGTGGCCGGGGAGCCCGACGCCGTTGCTCGTCTCGTCGACATCGAGACGGCCGTCGAGGTGCTCTCCGGCAAGATCGAGTTCGAGTCGGGCGAGGAGGGCCGCGAGGCCGACATCCTCACCCACCTGCTGCGTACGGCCATCGCCGAGACCGTCCGCAAGTCCTTCCGCGGCCTCGACTTCGCGCTGCTCATCGACGCCATCGAGGACGGCCGCATGGTCACGACCGGCACCAAGGTCTCCGCCCGCGCCTTCCTGGAGGGCCTCCCGGTCCTGGGCGAGTCCGATCTCTACGACCAGATCGGCGACCGCGTCTACGAGGCCACCGGCGGCCCCAAGAACGACGGCCAGCTGGCCAGCGCCATCGAGCTCGCCCTGGAGGGCCTCTTCCTCGCCAGAAAGATCGGCAAGGACACCGAGGGCGGCGAGACGATCTATGGCTGA